The Streptomyces sp. NBC_00569 genomic sequence TGGCGGCATTCCGCGTTCGACCGTCCATCATCTGGCGACCGTCGCGAATGTGGCCCGTATGCCGCAGCAGGCCACTCTCGAAGGCCTGGCCCGGGGGCTGGACGTGCCCCTGGACGCGGTACGTAGAGCCGCTGCTGAAGCCTGCGGTATTCACCTGTACTTCGAGGATCCTGCCGACACCGCTTCCGACCCGGAGATCTCCACGCTCATCGCCAGTGTCCAGCGGCTGTCCGACGCGGACCGTCGCCACGTCACCGCACTCGTCGAGTCTCTCCTGGGCGGCACGCCCGGCGGCCCCGGCTAGGGGCTTCTCTCCGCACTGGCGTGCATTGCGTGGCGAAGCGTCAGATCGCCGTAAAAATCGTTCCATTGAGGCTATCCTCTCGTCGCACGGGCCGCGTTGGACCGCCCGAAACCTCCGGGGAGAGAGAGGGGGGTCTACGTGCTTGTCGTCCATGGAGCGTCCGCAACCGCCGTCGTACGGGGCAGGACGGGGGAACCGGTGGTCCTGCTCTCCGGCGAGCTCCCCGAGGCCCTCACCCCCGCAGCCCGCGACGAGTTGCTGAACCTGGCCGCCGCGGTGCTCGACGCCGAGGAGCTGCGCCTGTTCCGCAGCTGCCTGTCGGCACTGCACTGCGGCGAGAAACTCGACGAACGCCGTATCGAGGTCAGCGGCGCCGTCCTGACCGTCTATCGGAGTTGATCCCGGACATGGCCGTGGGGCTCCCGGGAGTTGCTCCCGGGAGCCCCGCATCGGGTGCGCCCCATATCGGTTGCGCCCCACATGGGTGCCGCCCGATCAGACCGGATCAGAAGTTGCGGTAGCAGTCCCTGTAGTCGTTGTAGTCGTTGTAGGTGCGGTAGTTGACGTGGCGGTAGCCCCTCCAGTCGTTGCGGTAGCCCCTCCAGTCGTTGCGGTAGCCGCAGTTGTCGTCCCACCGGCTCCAGTGGTGCCCGCGGTGGTGCCGGTTGTACCGGGAGTCCGCGCACCAGCCGTTGTTGTGGAGGGCCGGCTTGTGCAGGAGCCGGTGGGCTTGGGCCGGGGCGGCGGTCGCGGTGGAGGCCATGGCCGTGCCGGTCAGGGGGATGGCGACTGCTGCGACGGTCAGGGCGGCCGTCGCGGTGGCGCGTGCCAGTTTTCTCACCGTGTTTCTCCTTGTTTCGATGAATTGCCGGATGGCGTGCCAGACATTACTCGGCAGCGACCCTGAGCTCATTCATCCAACCGGCTATGGGCGACTTACCGGACCACAATCGGCGTGGGGTTCCACGGCGCTCAAAACATGCCCTGAGCTTGGGTTATCGGGTATTTCCGGACCTCGCTCCTGCGGCGGCCGGAAACACTCTTCAGGGTGAAGCAACTCCGGTATGTCGTAGTCGCGTTGCGGGTCACCAAGGAATATCAAAAAGGCTTCCGGATCGCCCCGGGTAATGCGTTGAAGAATTCCGTGTCGTTTTCATGAGCGGGGAGTTCTGTCCTGCGGAAACGGGAATCTGCCGCGACGTATTTGCCCCGCGTTGTGCGCAGTCGTTTCGACGCGGTCAGCTTCGGTAGACGGTCAGGACGGCGCCGCTGACCTCGATACGGCGTTCGTCGAGTTTCTCGCCGCAGTGCAGTGCCGACAGGCAGCTGCGGAACAGGCGCAGCTCCTCGGCGTCGAGCACCGCGGCGGCCAGGTTCAGCAACTCGTCGCGGGCTGCGGGGGTGAGGGCCTCGGGGAGCTCGCCGGAGAGCAGGACCACCGGTTCCCCCGTCCTGCCCCGTACGACGGCGGTCGCGGACACTCCTTGGACGACAAGCACGTGCACCCCTCTCGCGGAGGTTTCAGGTGGTTCACCCGTCTTGAGGGTCGAGAGGATAGCCATCGCAGACCCCCTCAACATGGGCCTTTCGGACCTGAGTTGAGCCAATCGGGTGAGAGTGCGACGCGTGTCGGTCGGAGTTCGTCTCCGGGCATTCGCGCTCCCACCTGCCGTTTCCCTTGATGGGCGATGTGTCCGGTGAGGGGCGATGTGCGTGAAGTGGTTGTCCGAGGTTCTTGAACGCTCTACTGTCCAATCTCGTCAGACAGAACGTCCGGCATGGATGGACATCCGGGATCGGATGTGACCGCCCATGCCCATTCAGTAAAGGAACCACCATGCTCGGCATGCACGAGATGGACGCGGAATCCGCAGACCTGCTGCCCGGCCGCGAGGCCCTGGGCCGGCTGAAGTTCAACTTCGTCAAGACCACCAACGTGACGAAGCACGTCGCCTACGTCCAGGCCCAGAACAACTCGTTCGCCCTGAACGCCTGCTCCCCCGAGGCCATCGCCCAGTCCGCGGGCAACCAGACCATCAACATCGCCCAGTAACCGACCCTTCATACCGAAAGAGGTTTCACCATGAACAACGAACAGCTCAACGAGGAATCCGCGGAACTGCTGCCCGGCCGCGAGGCCCTGGGCCGGCTGAAGTTCAACTTCGTCAAGACCACCAACGTGACGCGGCACGTCGCCTACGTCGACGCCCACAACAACTCGCTGGCGGCGAACCTCAACTCCCCCGAGGCCATCGCCGCCTCCGAGGCCAACCAGACCATCAACATCCACCAGTAACGGCACCCGGCATGTGCGGACCGTGTTTCGTGGCGACGCGGTCCGCACCAGGGGAGGGAGGGCAGGACGACGATGGCTGACGGTCAGGGGGCCCATAACCCCGCTCCCATGGGGACGGCGGTCCGGGACACAGGCAAAACGTTTCCCGGGTACGTGAACGAGGAAGCCCTCTTCCCCGTCCCGCGACTCGGCGCAGGCCTTCAACGCCTGGGTGAGTACCAGGGAACCGGTTTCACGGAACGCAAGTATCTCGTCCGCCGCAAGGACGGACAGGTCGTCCAACTCTCCCGGCTGCTCTACCTCGTCGTCGAAGCCATCGACGGCGTACGCGACACCGAGGGCATCTCCCACCGGGTCAGCGGCCGCTACGGGCGCGAGATCAGCGCGGACAACATCAACTACCTCGTGCAGCAAAAGCTCGAACCACTCGGCCTCACCGTCCCGTTCGGGCAGGCGGACCAACAGGTCGTCGCCAACCCCCGGTCCGACCTCCTCCTGGTCCTCAAGGGCCACCGAGTGATCTTCCGCGAACGGCAGGTCGCCCGCATCGCCAAGACACTGGCCTGGCTGCACCGTCCCCCGGTGGTGGCCCTGGTGCTGGCGGCGCTCACCGTGCTGGACATCTGGCTGTTCGGCTACCACGGCGCCATACAGCCGGTGCTCCAGGTGCTGGAGCAACCCGTCCTGATGCTGGCCGTCTTCGGGCTGATCGTAGCCTCGCTCATGTTCCACGAGTTCGGTCACGCCTCGGCCTGCCGGTACGGGGGCGCGCGACCCGGAAGCATCGGGTTCGGCCTCTTCCTGATCTGGCCCTCCATGTACACCGACGTCACCGACGTCTACCGCATCAACCGGGCCGGCCGCATCCGCACCGACCTGGGCGGCGTCTACTTCAACGTCGTCTTCGTGCTGGGGCTGGCCGGCGCCTACCTTCTCACCGGCCAGCCCCTCTTCCTCGGCGCGGTCTACCTGGTGCACTTCGAGATCCTCGAACAGCTGATGCCGGCGGTCCGTCTGGACGGCTACTACATCCTCGGTGACCTCGCAGGAATCCCCGACCTCTATGGCAAGATCAAACCCATCCTCCTGAGCATGCTGCCTGGCCGGCCGCTCCCCCCGGAGGTGGCCGGCCTCAAACGCTCCGCACGGGTCATCGTGACCTGCTGGGTGCTGACCATGGTGCCGCTGATCATCGCCGAACTCGGCTACGTCCTGTGGAACCTCCCGCGCCTGCTCACCACCGGGCTGCGATCAGTGGCCGAGCAGGCGACCGGAACCTGGTACGCCTTCGCCGACGGGCAGATCGCGGCCGGACTCGTCGGCGTCGTCGGAGAGTTCATGATCCTGTGCCCCCTGGCCGGCGCCGGGTATCTCACCGTGCGCCTGAGCGGGCGGCTCGTCCGGGCAACCCTGCGCGCCACCGAGGGAAACCTCCGGCTGCGCCTGGTCATCTGCACCGGCGTACTGGCCACGGCCGGCGCGCTCAGCGCGGCATGGATGGGCGGGATGACACCCAAGCCGCTGCCGCCGCAGCCGCCCATCATCCCCATCCTCCAGCCCGGCGTGCCAACGCTGCGCGCGGCGGAAACGCCGTCGGCCTCGGACGAGACGCCGCAGGACGACGCCCGCCCGGGCGCCGTCCCCACCAGCCCGTCACCGGACGCGAGCCTGCTCTCGCCGACGCCCGATGCCAGTCCGTCCGACGAGGCCGACACCGCGAGCGGTTCCCCCTCCGCCGAGGACGAGACCAAGACGGCCTCCCCGACACCCAAGAAGGCGACGCCGAGCCCGACCCCGACCCGCAGGCAGAGTCCGCCGCCGCCCGGTCCCAGTTCCTCGGCCGGTACGCCGAGCACCTCGCCGTCGGCCCCGCTCTCGACCAGCCCCTCCGCGCCGCTGCCCACCGAGAGCTTCCCCGACCCCTTCCCCTGGTGAATCCCCCAGGCCCCCGGCCCCGCGATGAACAGCCGTGAACCCCGGTGAACTCCCCGGCCCCGTGCCGCTCATACACCCGCAAAAGGAGAACTTAAGTGAGCCACCGCAAGCCACGCACCAGCACAGCCGGCCGGACGGCCGTGCGCCTGGGCATGCTGACCACCGTCTGCCTGACCGGCCTCGCCGCCATGACCCCGGCGGGCGCGGCGACCGGATCCCGCACCGCCGGTGGCGTCGGCATCGCCGTGGACGAGGCACGGTCCATGGCCAACCCCCGACACCGCTTCGACCACGACGAAGAGTTCTCGATCCATCAGCTCGGCACAGTCGTGGGCGCCGGCGTACGCAACCGGGCGATCGCCCGCTCCGTCGGCTGTTCCATCGACGCGCCCTGCCGGTCGATCGCGCTGTCCTTCCAGGTCGTCACCACGAACGGGGCCGCGCGCCTCAACGCCTCGAACACCAGCAAGGCCATCAACGACCACTGCGAGGGCTGCGAGACCTTCGCCGGCGCCTACCAGTTCATCGTCTCGACCCCGTACCGGTTCACGCTGAGCTCGTCGACCAAGAACACACTCGCCGGGTACGAACGGCGGCTGGCCGCCCTGGAACGCAGCCACGACCCGATCGACGCCGTCAAGCGCCACGCCGACACCCTGGCCGCCGAGGTCGTGAGCCTTCTCCAGCAGTCGGTCGCGGCCGCGCCGCACGGCGAAGCCGTCAACTCTCTGGGCCTGCGGCCCACCGTCACCCTGCGGCGCCACATCGACTAGCCCCCCGGCGCTCCGGGTCCACGGAGCCCACCGTCTCCCCGGGCCCGGAACTGCTCCTCCGGGCCCGGGGGCTGATCTCCCCAGGGACGACGCCCATGCGACCCATGCGATACCCGCCCGAACTGCGCCGCAAGGCCCTGGACCTGCTCGCCGACGGCGAGCCCGTGAAGAAAGTCGCCGTCGCTCTGGGCCTCAACGACCAGACGATCTACCAGTGGCGGCGCCGGCACCTCCCGCACCTCAGCAAAGGAGGGCCCAAGCCCTCCACGGGGATGGACCTCAGGGCCGCACGCCGGCGCATCACCGAACTGGAGTCCGAGCTCGCCGCCCTCCGGCGCGCGACCGAACTGCTGCGCGATGTGGTGCCCCCAAAAGACGATTCGAAGCAGTACACGTGATGGCCGGCGAAGGGCTGCCCGTGCGCACCGCCACCCGGGCGCTCGGGGTGACCGAGTCCGGCTACTTCACCTGGCGCGCCCGCCACCCCTCCGCCCGGTCGATCCGTCACACCTTGCTCACCGAACTCATCACCACCATCCACGCCGCCTCCGGCGCCACCCACGGATACCGGCGCATCCACAGCGAACTCACCCGGACCTACGGGATCACCGTCAGCCACGGGACGGTGGAACTCCTCATGCGCCGGGCCGGTATCCAGGGGCGCACCGGCGACGGCAGCCCTTCTTGAGAGGAACCGGGACATGCCCCTGGAACACCCCACGCC encodes the following:
- a CDS encoding transposase, with the translated sequence MRPMRYPPELRRKALDLLADGEPVKKVAVALGLNDQTIYQWRRRHLPHLSKGGPKPSTGMDLRAARRRITELESELAALRRATELLRDVVPPKDDSKQYT
- a CDS encoding IS3 family transposase, producing the protein MAGEGLPVRTATRALGVTESGYFTWRARHPSARSIRHTLLTELITTIHAASGATHGYRRIHSELTRTYGITVSHGTVELLMRRAGIQGRTGDGSPS
- a CDS encoding helix-turn-helix domain-containing protein; amino-acid sequence: MANALQVLVKSRLEQQGWSYGDVARRGGIPRSTVHHLATVANVARMPQQATLEGLARGLDVPLDAVRRAAAEACGIHLYFEDPADTASDPEISTLIASVQRLSDADRRHVTALVESLLGGTPGGPG